One window of Papaver somniferum cultivar HN1 chromosome 9, ASM357369v1, whole genome shotgun sequence genomic DNA carries:
- the LOC113311394 gene encoding uncharacterized protein LOC113311394 produces MCKADLIIWDEAARVHKHAFEALDRTFKDLMSNPIKIFRGKTIVLGGDFRQILPTTHEGTRKMTVDASINRSKLWRYFKIFSLHENMRIISRASSTTTEDKEIFVEWVLDLGNGNPPEIALTHLKDPTWIKIPDDYLIVPDENCVKQISSIIYSGMLDRYGDAEYLSERCILAPNNETVDEINHYIVSTYPGETHHLFRSDSITSMTGSIQREAVAYSTKFLNSLQFPGFPDHHLQLKIGVPVMLLQTINESMGLCNGTRLVVKQIGKRFIEGQIITGNRVGFHVSIPRMIFSPTGANLPFVFRRRQFPVKVCFAMTINKIQGKTLQQVGIYLTTPLFTHGQLYMAMSRTTSKEGSKILIKPIDKQPLGFTQNIVYREVFNNLHPGAIQVVDTPTRMQISETTKSNAVVLEVVETGTRIVTHLK; encoded by the exons ATGTGCAAGGCAGACCTAATAATATGGGATGAAGCAGCGAGGGTACATAAACATGCCTTCGAAGCACTTGATAGAACATTCAAGGATCTGATGAGCAATCCAATCAAGATATTCAGAGGAAAAACTATAGTCCTGGGTGGAGATTTTAGGCAGATCTTACCAACTACTCACGAAGGAACCAGGAAAATGACGGTTGACGCCTCGATAAATAGATCGAAGTTGTGGAGATATTTCAAAATCTTCAGCCTTCATGAGAATATGCGCATAATTTCGCGAGCTTCATCTACAACAACAGAAGATAAAGAAATATTTGTTGAATGGGTACTTGATCTTGGAAATGGAAATCCTCCGGAAATTGCACTTACCCATCTGAAAGACCCAACCTGGATCAAAATACCAGATGATTACCTCATTGTACCAGATGAGAACTGTGTGAAACAAATTTCGTCCATCATATATTCAGGCATGCTAGACAGATATGGAGATGCAGAatacttaagtgaaagatgtatATTGGCACCAAACAACGAGACTGTCGATGAAATTAATCACTACATTGTTTCAACTTACCCGGGAGAAACACATCATTTGTTTAGATCAGATAGCATTACCTCGATGACAGGATCCATTCAACGAGAAGCTGTTGCGTACTCTACCAAATTTCTGAATTCCCTGCAATTTCCAGGATTCCCGGACCACCACTTGCAACTTAAAATTGGGGTTCCTGTAATGCTACTACAGACAATAAATGAGAGCATGGGTCTCTGCAACGGAACACGATTAGTTGTAAAACAAATTGGTAAAAGGTTTATTGAAGGACAGATCATAACAGGGAACCGCGTCGGCTTTCATGTATCCATTCCAAGGATGATATTCTCTCCTACAGGCGCGAACTTACCGTTTGTATTCAGAAGAAGGCAGTTCCCTGTAAAAGTATGTTTTGCTATGACAATCAACAAGATCCAAGGTAAAACACTACAGCAAGTGGGCATCTATTTGACAACGCCACTTTTTACTCATGGACAGTTATATATGGCAATGTCTAGAACGACATCAAAAGAAGGTTCGAAGATTCTGataaaaccaattgataaacaacCACTAGGTTTTACACAGAATATTGTTTACAGAGAGGTCTTCAATAATTTGCACCCAG GTGCCATACAGGTTGTAGACACTCCAACAAGAATGCAAATTTCAGAAACTACAAAATCTAACGCAGTTGTGCTTGAAGTTGTAGAAACTGGAACCAGAATTGTGACCCATCTAAAGTAG
- the LOC113311395 gene encoding uncharacterized protein LOC113311395, with the protein MCKADLIIWDEAARVHKHAFEALDRTFKDLMSNPIKIFRGKTIVLGGDFRQILPTTHEGTRKMTVDASINRSKLWRYFKIFSLHENMRIISRASSTTTEDKEIFVEWVLDLGNGNPPEIALTHLKDPTWIKIPDDYLIVPDENCVKQISSIIYSGMLDRYGDAEYLSERCILAPNNETVDEISHYIVSTYPGETHHLFRSDSITSMTGSIQREAVAYSTKFLNSLQFPGFPDHHLQLKIGVPVMLLQTINESMGLCNGTRLVVKQIGKRFIEGQIITGNRVGFHVSIPRMIFSPTGANLPFVFRRRQFPVKVCFAMTINKIQGKTLQQVGIYLTTPLFTHGQLYMAMSRTTSKEGSKILIKPIDKQPLGFTQNIVYREVFNNLHPGAIQVVDTPTRMQISETTKSNAVVLEVVETGTRIVTHLK; encoded by the exons ATGTGCAAGGCAGACCTAATAATATGGGATGAAGCAGCGAGGGTACATAAACATGCCTTCGAAGCACTTGATAGAACATTCAAGGATCTGATGAGCAATCCAATCAAGATATTCAGAGGAAAAACTATAGTCCTGGGTGGAGATTTTAGGCAGATCTTACCAACTACTCACGAAGGAACCAGGAAAATGACGGTTGACGCCTCGATAAATAGATCGAAGTTGTGGAGATATTTCAAAATCTTCAGCCTTCATGAGAATATGCGCATAATTTCGCGAGCTTCATCTACAACAACAGAAGATAAAGAAATATTTGTTGAATGGGTACTTGATCTTGGAAATGGAAATCCTCCGGAAATTGCACTTACCCATCTGAAAGACCCAACCTGGATCAAAATACCAGATGATTACCTCATTGTACCAGATGAGAACTGTGTGAAACAAATTTCGTCCATCATATATTCAGGCATGCTAGACAGATATGGAGATGCAGAatacttaagtgaaagatgtatATTGGCACCAAACAACGAGACTGTCGATGAAATTAGTCACTACATTGTTTCAACTTACCCGGGAGAAACACATCATTTGTTTAGATCAGATAGCATTACCTCGATGACAGGATCCATTCAACGAGAAGCTGTTGCGTACTCTACCAAATTTCTGAATTCCCTGCAATTTCCAGGATTCCCGGACCACCACTTGCAACTTAAAATTGGGGTTCCTGTAATGCTACTACAGACAATAAATGAGAGCATGGGTCTCTGCAACGGAACACGATTAGTTGTAAAACAAATTGGTAAAAGGTTTATTGAAGGACAGATCATAACAGGGAACCGCGTCGGCTTTCATGTATCCATTCCAAGGATGATATTCTCTCCTACAGGCGCGAACTTACCGTTTGTATTCAGAAGAAGGCAGTTCCCTGTAAAAGTATGTTTTGCTATGACAATCAACAAGATCCAAGGTAAAACACTACAGCAAGTGGGCATCTATTTGACAACGCCACTTTTTACTCATGGACAGTTATATATGGCAATGTCTAGAACGACATCAAAAGAAGGTTCGAAGATTCTGataaaaccaattgataaacaacCACTAGGTTTTACACAGAATATTGTTTACAGAGAGGTCTTCAATAATTTGCACCCAG GTGCCATACAGGTTGTAGACACTCCAACAAGAATGCAAATTTCAGAAACTACAAAATCTAACGCAGTTGTGCTTGAAGTTGTAGAAACTGGAACCAGAATTGTGACCCATCTAAAGTAG